Proteins from a single region of Amycolatopsis sp. CA-230715:
- the cobO gene encoding cob(I)yrinic acid a,c-diamide adenosyltransferase, with protein sequence MPQGKPAVVPDDGLTTRQRRNRPLLVVHTGEMKGKSTAAFGMALRAWNQGWSIGVFQFVKSAKWRVGEESAFRALGALHDSDGSGGPVEWHKMGEGWSWARKSGTESDHAQNAREGWAEIKRRLADGRHDFYVLDEFSYPLHWGWIDTGEVVEALTARPGHQHVVITGRNAPAALVDAADLVVEMTKVKHPMDSGQKGQRGIEW encoded by the coding sequence ATGCCGCAGGGGAAACCGGCCGTGGTGCCCGACGACGGGCTCACCACCCGCCAGCGCCGCAACCGTCCGCTCCTGGTGGTGCACACCGGGGAGATGAAGGGCAAGTCGACGGCCGCGTTCGGGATGGCGCTGCGGGCGTGGAACCAGGGCTGGTCGATCGGCGTGTTCCAGTTCGTCAAGTCCGCGAAGTGGCGCGTCGGCGAGGAATCCGCGTTCCGCGCACTCGGCGCGCTGCACGACTCCGACGGCTCAGGCGGCCCGGTGGAATGGCACAAGATGGGCGAGGGCTGGAGCTGGGCGCGCAAGTCCGGCACCGAATCCGACCACGCGCAGAACGCGCGCGAGGGCTGGGCCGAGATCAAGCGCAGGCTCGCCGACGGGCGGCACGACTTCTACGTGCTCGACGAGTTCAGCTACCCGTTGCACTGGGGCTGGATCGACACCGGCGAGGTCGTCGAAGCGCTCACCGCGCGGCCGGGGCACCAGCACGTCGTGATCACCGGCCGCAACGCGCCCGCCGCGCTCGTCGACGCCGCCGACCTGGTGGTGGAGATGACGAAGGTCAAGCACCCGATGGACAGCGGTCAGAAGGGGCAGCGGGGGATCGAGTGGTGA